A region of the candidate division KSB1 bacterium genome:
CTGCAAGGTTTACTCTAAGGTTACGATTCAGTTTATTGTTTGGAAATCTCATTTCGCAAAATAACCAACCCAAAGCTGGAATTCAAGGCAAAAATTGTAAAGTGACCCGAAACCGATTTTTAAGGAACGACACAATGGAGTTGACAACCAGCCCTTGTTTTAGTATATTGCAAACGCTTTTCCTGCCTAAAATATTAACAAAACCGGAAATACATTGATAGCTCAAATACATCCCGACGACGAACAGATTTGTCTCGGCCACGATGAAAGCCTCGATGAAAATGCCGGCGCTGTCATGCCGCCAATTGTTCAGACCTCGCTGTTCCGGAAAGGAACGCTTCGGCAATTGCAGGATGAACTGTCAGAAGAGAGCAAGAACTACGTCTACACACGCGGCCAGAATCCAACGGTTGCTGTGCTTGAAGGTAAACTGGCGGCTTTGGAGCGCGGTGAAGCGTGCAAATGCTTTGCCTCAGGGATGGCAGCAGTCAGTGCAGCGCTGACCGGACTTTTGAAACAGGGCGACCATATTCTGTTCGTGAATCACATTTACGGCCCGACGCTCAAGCTCGCACAACACCTCACACGTTTTGGCATTGAGCATACACATACGCTTGAGTTAGATTCCGGCAAAATAGAAAGTGAACTGCTGGCGAATACTCGCATGATCTATTTTGAAAATCCGGGCACCATGATGTTCCGCCTGGTGGACATCCAAAAGCTTGCGGCGTTGGCAAAGAAACACAATATTTTGACCGTCATCGATAACACCTGGGCCACTCCGCTTTTTCAAAAGCCGCTCACTCACGGTGTCGACATCAGCGTGCATTCGTGTACCAAATATATTGGAGGACACAGCGATGTTGTAGCAGGCGCTGTCATTACGAACAAGGCGTTGATGGCTGAGATTTTCCGCGGGGCATATATGCTAAATGGCGGCATCCTCGCACCTTTTGACGCCTGGCTGCTGATCAGGGGACTACGGACGCTTCCCGTACGCTTGAAACAGCATCATAAAGACGCGCTTGCCCTGGCTAAAAATTTGCAGAAGCATCCTCGCATTAAAAATGTGTACCATCCGGCGCTTCAGTCAGCCAGCCTGTCATTAGCGAAACGTTATTTTACCGGCTACTCAGGTCTTTTCAGTATTGAGCTCAACACGGACAAATTCAAAGACATCTGCCGTTTCGTGGATGCGCTGCAGCTTTTTCATAAAGGTGTCAGCTGGGGAGGTGTTGAAAGTCTGGTTATCTCCCCAAACCGCGGCGACAATCAGGAGGTTTTGCAGAAGCTGCAATTGCCACCCGGGCTGGTTCGCTTATCCGTTGGCTTGGAAGGAGCAGAGATGCTAACGGACGACATAATGCAAGCGCTGACAAAGCTCTAGAGTATAATGATTCCTATCGCGGACAAGCCGCAAATCTCAAAAAACAAACTACAAATTACAAGCTTGTCCCCGATTTCAGTGATTTTGTTTGAGAATTTGAAAATTGGATTTTTGGAAATTACTTGTCAGTTACTAAACAACCTGGCAATATACAGTGTTAGCGTGTTCAGCTGTTAAAGTGTTTACGTATTTTATCAAGTTGATTAATTTCAAGATATTAGAACCTGAACACTCGAACACACAAACACGAAAACACTATTATCCACATTGCAACGTTATTTTGAAAACGCTCTACTATCATTAAAACCATGAGCAATTCACTTGATTCTTCAAAAAAGCCAATCTCCCTTTTCGAAGCTGTTTTACCTTTAATCGTGATGTTCATTTGTCTGCTCGTGGGAGCGTTTTCTATCGGCATGGGAACAGAGCTGCTGGTCATCGTCATGCTGACTGCAGCCGCTGTGGCTGGGTTTATTGCGAAAAGAAAAGGTGCTTCCTGGGACGACGTTCAGCGCTCGACGGGTGAAAAGCTGGCATCTGTGCTGCCGGCCATTCTCATTCTGCTGACAATCGGCATGCTCATCGGAACCTGGGTGTTCAGCGGCACCATTCCGACATTGATTTATTACGGTCTCAAACTTGTCAATCCACAGTATATGGTGCTGACTGCTTTTCTAGTGACGGCCGTGATGTCAATTTGTACCGGAACATCGTGGGGTTCTGCGGGCACCGTTGGAGTTGCCTTGATGGGCATGGCCATGGCAATCGATGCGCCATTAGCCGCAACTGCCGGTGCTGTCGTTTCCGGCGCTTATTTTGGTGACAAACTATCCCCACTTTCCGATTCTACGAATATTTGCGCAATCGGTGCAAACGCCAATCTTTATGACCACATTCGCAACATGCTCTATACGGCCGTACCCTCTTTTGTGCTGGCGTTGGTGGTATACGCTTTTGTTGGAAACTTGCATAGCAGTAGTGCTGAAGCTTTGCCGGAAAGCGCCGTACAATTACTCGCCGAACTTGAATCCATCTACAACCTGGGCTGGCTGGCCCTGCTGCCCCCGCTTCTGGTGGTTGCGGGCACGATGCTCAAATATCCTCCGGCTTTAACCATGGCGTCATCTTCTGTCCTTGCCATGTTTATCGGAATCACTTTGCAAGGTTTTGATTTTCAGCAATCACTCAGCGCCGCGGTAAACGGATTTGATCTGAATATGGTTGCAACCCTGGGCCTGAACGCGCCTGACTTGAGCCGGCAGATTGCAACCCTGCTAAATCGCGGCGGTTTGTATTCCATGGTGAATACGCTGCTGGTAATCATTGCAGCATTTCTTCTGGCGGCCGGCATGGATGTGTCCGGAGGATTGGACAAGCTTTTGAACAGCATCCTCAACAAAGTTCGCGGCACATTTGGCCTTATCGCGGCAACGATGAGTTCGGGAAGTATCATGATTTCGCTAACCAGCCACGGCGGCGTCACGGCGCTCATTGTGGGCGGGTTATTTCAAAAAGCTTACAAAGAACACAAACTGGCACCTGAAAATCTCTCACGCTCGCTGGAAGACTCTGTCACTATTGTCGAGCCCCTGATGCCCTGGACGGTTTCTGCTATTTTTATGGCCACTACGCTCGGCGTGCCGACTGCCAATTATATGCCGTGGGCCACTTTCTGTTTCACTGGGCCGCTCTTTTCTCTGCTATGGGCCGCGACTTTTAAGAAATCAAAGTTTGGAACTAAGTTGCTTTGACCTTTTTGTAATTTCGTAATTCTTAATTTTTAATTCTGAATTCTTCATTTTAATGTGCAGGTCCAAAGCAAATCGCATTCAAAAAGAGCAAATTCAAGCCATCCATAAAGGCTCGGTAATTCGGATCTTCTGCAAACGCCACCACATGACCCTGCCCGTGTCGCTGGTGCATTAGATAGGCTTTGCTGGCGATTTGCTTGCGCGCGTCTTCCCAGGTGAACCCGCTCACCAGAACTTTGTCCTCCGGCATATAGAGCGCAACATTTCGGCCTTTATCCAACTTAACGGGCGTAAAAATATTTCTACTCGAAACCATAACATTGGCGTCGCCATCGTAACCGAACGCCAGCCAGTGCTCACTATCCAACTTAACTCGCATGATGGCACCGGGCGTTGAAGCGGGCAATTCTTCTTCAGGTTGAATCGCCTTTTCAACATCAAAGGGCTCAGAAAGATCAGGAGCAGTCTTTTTTGTTTTTGCTTCTTTAGGCTTTTCTTCCTTCTTCTTTTTTTCCGGTTTGCCACCTTTTAATTCCCTGCTGGTGGTCAACAGATCGACTTTATCCTCAGTGAGCCAGTGGGTTGCTTGCCCAAAGGTAATCAGAGTACCACCGTTTTGTACCCAGGCTTTGATTTTTTTAGCGCCCGATTCACCCAGCGTTTTGGTGTAACCCCCTCGTGTATTGGGCAGGATTAAAACATTGTATTTGTGCAGGTCGAAGCGGCCTATTTGTGACGTGTTCATAATCGTAACCGGGTAACTATATTGTTGCTCCAAAATATAGCGCGCCCAACCAACTGAGTATGAACTCGTGGGCGTGTGATAAGCCATTGCAATTTTAGGTTTCTTTAGAAACTTAACATTACCGCTGCCAAAATTAACACCTTCATCCACCCAGGATGTGTTGGTCGCGATGATTTCTGCACCGGTTTCACTTGCGAGTTTCTCCAAACGCTGGTGAAGGTCATCCGGATTGTTTTTTACTTTAATAATTAAAGATCCTCGAGGAAATTTCTTGCCACTGAGCGTCATTGGTTTGTCTGAGCTGAAAACGCGGATATCCTGATGAACCAGACTCAGCAGCGCCTCTGCTGCTGAATTTGTTCCCCACGGAATTAAATAAGCCAGCTGTGCCTTACCCGCTCGAATTTGGCTTTTGTTTGCGACAGTTTCAGACATTACAGTGAAGCGGCCACTCGAGGCTTTTTCGGCCCTATATGCCTCAACATCGTAAATTAAGGGCATTGACCAGGCCGTAACATCGTAAATTTGATCACGCAAACGTTTCTTATGACGACGAAGCTGTTCCTTTATGAAAGCGTCATCCATTGAGGTTTGTTTAGCAAGAAGCGTTTTGGCCAGTCGTTTGGCAGGCTGAGCTAGCGAAACGAGGTAAGTCCCTTCCGGGAATCGTTTCGACTGAGTTTGTCCGTCGTAATAGTCTTTGACTTTAGAGTTGGTGAATGCAGTTTCAGCTTTCTTTACCTCAATTCCTTGCCTGAGCAGCAGTGAAACCAACTTGGCCGAACGGTTCGGATCGCTGCCCGGCGGAATGATATATTCTTTAATGGACTCCCGTGAACCTTCTTGAATGGCGGATTGGCGGTACTTGTAAAAATAGCGCAGTAAAGACTCGCGTTTTGTTGCCGCAGTTTCTGCAGTTGCCAAAGAAGAAATAAAATGGTGCTGCACGGCATCGCGGTAGTGCATGGTCGTTTCATCTTCGCGTTTTACGACCAGGCCGCGTGCAGACGCTTGTTCATAAGTCATACCGATAGAACCCTGAAACATCGGCCAGCCTTCGCCATAGCCGGGATAAAATGAGTCGAAGACTTCACCGGTGAAATAGTCAAATTGCATGCGGTCGAACCATTTCGCATTGTTTCGGCCAAAACGTTCCAGCCATTTGATCTGCTCAGGCGGCATTTCAGGATTGAGGGGATCGGCGGGCGGCGCAAAATAGTAAGTCGAATTTGAGCCCATTTCGTGCAAATCCACGAATACCTGGGGATACCACTCAAGGTATGACTCAACACGGCCGCGGGTTTCAGGTTGGGTCAAGGCAAACCAATCACGATTCATATCAAACAAGTAGTGATTGGTACGGCCGCCCGGCCAGTCTTCATTATGCTCAGCAGCTTTCTGATCCGCATTTGGCCAGCGACCCCGCGTCTGCCGAAAATAATTAACGAAACGATCGCGCCCGTCCGGGTTTTGCATTGGATCGATAATGACCACGGTGTTTTCCAGGACCGACTTAGCAACTGTATCCTTTTTCGCGGCAACTAAATGATAGGCCGTTAGCAATCCGGCGTCTGTGCTGGAAATTTCATTGCCGTGAACGCCGTAGGCTAGCCAGGCAATTGACGGCAGGCTTTTGATCAAATCGTCTGCTTCGGCGCTGTTGATTTTTCGCGGGTCGGCGAGTTTCTGCATGCCGTCTTTGATTTCGTCCAGGCGTGCCATATTCTTCTCGGAAGCAATAATCAAGTAGTAAAGCGCCCGGCCTTCCCAGGTTTTGGCGTACTCAACCAGTTCGACATTTCCAGAAGCTTCCGCTAGGGCCTGGACGTAGCGCTCCATTTCGCCATGCGAGGTGATTCTCTCGCCCCAACTGTGGCCGACGACCTGTTTTAGAGTAGGGATTGCCGGATCATATGAGGCATTTGGATAGAAGTCGAAGTTTTTGGCAAAAGAGAGTGCAGTGAGACAAAAAAGCAAGATGGTTATTAAAATTCGTTTTTTCATTTTTCCTCCAAAGAAAGATAAATAAAATGTCGTTCCGGCCGCTAATGCCGGAATCTCCTGCGACAGTGAACCATCCCAGTAGACCCCTGCCTGCGCAGGGGTGACACTAATGCTGTCACTTCACCGTCAACTGCCCCCTTTCATAAACAATCTTGCCGCCAACGACAGTATAAAGCACCTCTGTCTTTAAAATGTCATCAGGCGAAATTTCTAACAGGTTTTGAGAAAGGACCGCCAAGTCAGCCAACTTTCCAACCTCAATCGATCCTTTGATGTCCTCTTCAAAATTGGCATAAGCGGTGTTCAGTGTGTAGGCTTTGATAGCATCTTCAACTCTGATTTTTTCTTCAGGGAACCAGCCCGATTCCGGTTCACCTGTTAAGGTTTGGCGGTTCACCGCAGCATGTATTCCAAACATCGGGTTTATTGGATACTCGGCGGCAGCCGTGCCTGGCCAATCAGTGCCAAAAGACAAGGTCGCGCCGCTGTCCAGAATACTCTTGAATGCATAAGCTCCCTTGCAGCGCTCATGGCCGATGCGCTCCTCCATCCAGCGCATGTCGTCGCTCAGGTGAAAGGGCTGGACTTCTGCTATGACACCCAACTCGCCGAGACGTTTGAAGTCGCCCGGTGCGATGACCTGCGCATGAACCAGGCGAAATCTGCGATCACGCACGCCGTTTTGTTTGTTCAATTCTTCCAAATATTTCAGAATCAGGTTATTGGCTTCGTCGCCGATGGCATGCACAGTAAGCTGCAAGCCCGCTTTATCCGCGTCCAGCATATATTTCAGAAATTTTCCTTCGACAAAATTACCTTCGTCATCAACCATGAGACGGCGCCAGCGGCCACGATTACCGGGGTCATGTGAGTAAGGCTCGAAGAATCGCGCACTGCTGCTTCCCATAATTCCGTCGATATGTCCTTTGAGTCCACCCAATCGGATCCACTCATCTCCTGCGCCGATTTTGATGTCTTGCTCGGCCAGCTCATTCCACCGCTCTAACATGTAGCGAAAGTGCACCCGAACCGTCAACTCGCCCGCTTCATGCAGTTCGCGATAAATTTCGAGCTGCTCGTCGTCCGACATATCACTGACATTGGTTACGCCGTATTTGCGGATTTCGGCCAGCGCCCGTCTCGTCTGTTCAAGGCGGCGTTCATGAGAAAAATTACGTGGGATTTTTGGGCGGACATAAGGTGAAACGACGTCCCCGCGCAAGATACCATTGAATTTTCCATCGTTAAAAACAAACTCAATGCCGGGCAATTCAGAAGGGCTCGATGGGGTTATACCCAGCGCCTTTTGTGCAGCCCCATTGACGGCAAACTCGCTGTTATCAAATTTTCTAATAAATACCGGATTGCTTTTTGTCATCTCCTCCACCAGACTCATGTCGGGGGTAAAGGGTACGCGATTTTGACCACCTGAACTTCCTTCGGCCCAGGAATCATATGCACCCCAGAGTCCCCCGAGAAGCCAATCACCCTCTGGCAATTTTGCTACGACTTCCCGAACTCGCTCGACAAACTCCTCCTGGCTAGAAACCTTCATAATGTTGAATTCTAGAAAGCGCGCGGCTGACGCAAAATGTACGTGGTTATCATTGAATCCGGGAACGACAAAGTGACCTTGCAAGTCCACCGTGTGAGTATTTGCATTCTTGAGGTTCAAAACCTCTTCATCGCTTCCGACAGCAACAAATCTACCGTCTTTAATGGCAACAGCCTCAGCATTCGGGCTTTCCTCATTGACGGTCCAGATGGTGCCGTTGTGGAGAATCAGGATATCGGCTTCAGCAGAATCTTTTTTTGAACAGGCATAAATCAGGATTTGCAGGATTAAAATTAAGACAATTGAGCTGACACGAATGAGTTGATACGTTAGTAAAACATGCATGACTCCCTCCAGAGATAATTTGAATATGTAGGCAGGTGGCAGAAATTTAAGAAAATCTCATTTGAATGTCAAGATGTGTCGGGCTTAAACTCCGGCCATGGCTGGATACGGTCTCGCCATTTCGTCGCGACGCAGAGCATCGCGACGAGATCGTTTGGTTAAGGTAATAGTACAGTGATTCCTAATTACTATTTCAACAGGCAATCGTATTTGTTGTCTTTTAAATGCTGGGTCCGTCATTGATGGTCATTGTGT
Encoded here:
- a CDS encoding aminotransferase class I/II-fold pyridoxal phosphate-dependent enzyme, with translation MPPIVQTSLFRKGTLRQLQDELSEESKNYVYTRGQNPTVAVLEGKLAALERGEACKCFASGMAAVSAALTGLLKQGDHILFVNHIYGPTLKLAQHLTRFGIEHTHTLELDSGKIESELLANTRMIYFENPGTMMFRLVDIQKLAALAKKHNILTVIDNTWATPLFQKPLTHGVDISVHSCTKYIGGHSDVVAGAVITNKALMAEIFRGAYMLNGGILAPFDAWLLIRGLRTLPVRLKQHHKDALALAKNLQKHPRIKNVYHPALQSASLSLAKRYFTGYSGLFSIELNTDKFKDICRFVDALQLFHKGVSWGGVESLVISPNRGDNQEVLQKLQLPPGLVRLSVGLEGAEMLTDDIMQALTKL
- the nhaC gene encoding Na+/H+ antiporter NhaC, with amino-acid sequence MSNSLDSSKKPISLFEAVLPLIVMFICLLVGAFSIGMGTELLVIVMLTAAAVAGFIAKRKGASWDDVQRSTGEKLASVLPAILILLTIGMLIGTWVFSGTIPTLIYYGLKLVNPQYMVLTAFLVTAVMSICTGTSWGSAGTVGVALMGMAMAIDAPLAATAGAVVSGAYFGDKLSPLSDSTNICAIGANANLYDHIRNMLYTAVPSFVLALVVYAFVGNLHSSSAEALPESAVQLLAELESIYNLGWLALLPPLLVVAGTMLKYPPALTMASSSVLAMFIGITLQGFDFQQSLSAAVNGFDLNMVATLGLNAPDLSRQIATLLNRGGLYSMVNTLLVIIAAFLLAAGMDVSGGLDKLLNSILNKVRGTFGLIAATMSSGSIMISLTSHGGVTALIVGGLFQKAYKEHKLAPENLSRSLEDSVTIVEPLMPWTVSAIFMATTLGVPTANYMPWATFCFTGPLFSLLWAATFKKSKFGTKLL
- a CDS encoding peptidase M14 — protein: MKKRILITILLFCLTALSFAKNFDFYPNASYDPAIPTLKQVVGHSWGERITSHGEMERYVQALAEASGNVELVEYAKTWEGRALYYLIIASEKNMARLDEIKDGMQKLADPRKINSAEADDLIKSLPSIAWLAYGVHGNEISSTDAGLLTAYHLVAAKKDTVAKSVLENTVVIIDPMQNPDGRDRFVNYFRQTRGRWPNADQKAAEHNEDWPGGRTNHYLFDMNRDWFALTQPETRGRVESYLEWYPQVFVDLHEMGSNSTYYFAPPADPLNPEMPPEQIKWLERFGRNNAKWFDRMQFDYFTGEVFDSFYPGYGEGWPMFQGSIGMTYEQASARGLVVKREDETTMHYRDAVQHHFISSLATAETAATKRESLLRYFYKYRQSAIQEGSRESIKEYIIPPGSDPNRSAKLVSLLLRQGIEVKKAETAFTNSKVKDYYDGQTQSKRFPEGTYLVSLAQPAKRLAKTLLAKQTSMDDAFIKEQLRRHKKRLRDQIYDVTAWSMPLIYDVEAYRAEKASSGRFTVMSETVANKSQIRAGKAQLAYLIPWGTNSAAEALLSLVHQDIRVFSSDKPMTLSGKKFPRGSLIIKVKNNPDDLHQRLEKLASETGAEIIATNTSWVDEGVNFGSGNVKFLKKPKIAMAYHTPTSSYSVGWARYILEQQYSYPVTIMNTSQIGRFDLHKYNVLILPNTRGGYTKTLGESGAKKIKAWVQNGGTLITFGQATHWLTEDKVDLLTTSRELKGGKPEKKKKEEKPKEAKTKKTAPDLSEPFDVEKAIQPEEELPASTPGAIMRVKLDSEHWLAFGYDGDANVMVSSRNIFTPVKLDKGRNVALYMPEDKVLVSGFTWEDARKQIASKAYLMHQRHGQGHVVAFAEDPNYRAFMDGLNLLFLNAICFGPAH
- a CDS encoding amidohydrolase, which translates into the protein MHVLLTYQLIRVSSIVLILILQILIYACSKKDSAEADILILHNGTIWTVNEESPNAEAVAIKDGRFVAVGSDEEVLNLKNANTHTVDLQGHFVVPGFNDNHVHFASAARFLEFNIMKVSSQEEFVERVREVVAKLPEGDWLLGGLWGAYDSWAEGSSGGQNRVPFTPDMSLVEEMTKSNPVFIRKFDNSEFAVNGAAQKALGITPSSPSELPGIEFVFNDGKFNGILRGDVVSPYVRPKIPRNFSHERRLEQTRRALAEIRKYGVTNVSDMSDDEQLEIYRELHEAGELTVRVHFRYMLERWNELAEQDIKIGAGDEWIRLGGLKGHIDGIMGSSSARFFEPYSHDPGNRGRWRRLMVDDEGNFVEGKFLKYMLDADKAGLQLTVHAIGDEANNLILKYLEELNKQNGVRDRRFRLVHAQVIAPGDFKRLGELGVIAEVQPFHLSDDMRWMEERIGHERCKGAYAFKSILDSGATLSFGTDWPGTAAAEYPINPMFGIHAAVNRQTLTGEPESGWFPEEKIRVEDAIKAYTLNTAYANFEEDIKGSIEVGKLADLAVLSQNLLEISPDDILKTEVLYTVVGGKIVYERGQLTVK